A region from the Paenarthrobacter aurescens genome encodes:
- a CDS encoding rhodanese-like domain-containing protein, with product MSYAGDLTPHDAWAKLEQGAILVDVRTEGEWAHIGIPDTKATENDPLFIQWNLAGGIPNSRFIEDLRQQAPEDDSVELVFLCRSGQRSISAAIAATQAGYTSYNVLEGFEGEPDRYGERTVNGWKNRGLPTNLGTE from the coding sequence ATGAGCTACGCAGGTGACCTGACCCCGCACGATGCGTGGGCCAAGCTCGAACAGGGCGCCATCCTGGTGGATGTCCGCACCGAGGGTGAATGGGCCCACATCGGAATCCCGGACACCAAAGCCACGGAAAACGATCCCTTGTTCATCCAGTGGAACCTCGCCGGCGGCATCCCCAACTCCCGTTTCATCGAGGACTTGCGGCAGCAGGCACCCGAGGACGATTCAGTTGAACTTGTGTTCCTGTGCCGTTCCGGCCAGCGCTCCATCTCCGCCGCGATTGCCGCAACGCAGGCCGGCTATACCTCCTACAACGTCCTGGAAGGTTTTGAAGGCGAACCGGACCGCTACGGCGAACGCACGGTCAACGGCTGGAAGAACCGTGGCCTGCCTACGAATCTGGGGACCGAGTAA
- a CDS encoding O-succinylhomoserine sulfhydrylase, with translation MTFNPDAAGWSPDTQAVRGGLDRTNFQETSEPVFLNSGFVYESAAAAERAFTGEDERFVYSRYGNPSVATFQERLRLLEGTEACFATASGMSAVFTALGALLAAGDRVVAARSLFGSCFVILNEILPRWGVHTVFVDGPDLDQWREALSEPTTAVFFESPSNPMQEIVDIAAVSDLAHAAGATVVVDNVFATPLLQRCGELGADVIVYSGTKHIDGQGRVLGGAILGTKEFIDGPVKQLMRHTGPSLSAFNAWVLTKGLETIGLRVNHSSASALKIAEWLEQQPAISWVKYPLLKSHPQYELAAKQMKAGGTVLTFELSPSAGRSAKEAAFALLDGLRVIDISNNLGDSKSLITHPATTTHRAMGPEGRAAIGLSDGVVRLSVGLEDVEDLISDLEKALKQV, from the coding sequence GTGACCTTCAATCCTGACGCCGCCGGCTGGAGCCCTGACACCCAGGCCGTCCGCGGTGGCCTTGACCGTACCAACTTCCAGGAAACGTCCGAACCCGTTTTCCTGAACTCAGGCTTCGTTTATGAATCCGCCGCTGCGGCCGAGCGTGCCTTCACCGGTGAGGACGAGCGCTTCGTCTACTCCCGTTACGGCAACCCGTCCGTCGCAACGTTCCAGGAGCGGCTGCGGCTGCTCGAGGGAACCGAGGCATGCTTTGCCACGGCCTCAGGGATGTCTGCGGTCTTCACCGCCTTGGGCGCTCTCCTGGCTGCCGGCGACCGCGTGGTAGCTGCCCGGTCCTTGTTCGGATCCTGCTTTGTGATCCTCAATGAGATCCTGCCCCGCTGGGGCGTCCATACGGTGTTCGTGGACGGCCCGGACCTGGACCAGTGGCGCGAAGCCCTCTCCGAGCCCACTACTGCGGTCTTTTTCGAGTCACCTTCCAACCCCATGCAGGAGATCGTGGACATCGCCGCGGTCAGTGATCTGGCGCATGCCGCCGGGGCCACCGTGGTGGTGGACAACGTATTCGCCACTCCCCTGCTGCAACGCTGCGGTGAGCTGGGCGCCGATGTGATCGTGTACTCCGGTACCAAGCACATCGACGGCCAGGGACGTGTCCTGGGCGGCGCGATCCTGGGCACCAAGGAATTCATTGATGGTCCGGTCAAGCAACTCATGCGGCACACCGGCCCCTCGTTGTCCGCGTTCAATGCCTGGGTGCTGACCAAGGGCCTTGAGACAATAGGGCTGCGCGTAAACCACAGCTCGGCGTCCGCCTTGAAGATCGCAGAGTGGCTCGAGCAGCAGCCTGCCATCAGCTGGGTCAAGTACCCGTTGCTCAAGTCCCACCCGCAGTACGAGCTTGCTGCGAAGCAGATGAAGGCGGGCGGCACGGTGCTGACATTCGAACTGTCCCCCTCGGCCGGGCGGTCAGCAAAAGAGGCTGCGTTCGCCTTGCTCGACGGCCTCCGCGTCATCGACATCTCCAACAACCTGGGCGATTCCAAGTCACTCATCACCCACCCCGCCACCACCACCCACAGGGCCATGGGGCCTGAAGGTCGGGCGGCGATCGGGCTTTCCGATGGCGTGGTCCGCCTCTCCGTGGGACTTGAAGACGTGGAGGATCTCATCTCGGATCTGGAGAAGGCCCTCAAACAGGTCTAA
- a CDS encoding glutamate--cysteine ligase, translating into MRTVGVEEELLIVDPVTGEPLALADALLAGHHEPATTTGLGHELKLEQIETQTRPCHSHSELLEQIRRGRSMANEAARRHGARIAAMATSPLASNTHTTPDPRYAEMLDRFGIIATEQLTCGFHVHVSVESPEEGVVVLDHIRDKLAVLTALTANSPYWRGLPTGFDSYRTQAWNRWPTSGPSTIFGSLTAYRRLVKRLLDTGVILDEGMIYFDARISRDHPTVEVRVADVCLRAEDAALIAVLVRALVETASLEMLDGVEPTAVPTAILRMASWQASNSGLRGDLLDFGDFLPQPAAEVVWALVDYLSPVLDDQGELELVKEGISELLQRGNGAREQREAADRYNTRRGDGQRQPGSPPSNEALAAVVGHAAKVTVRGGAAGAHQDRSPLLSRVRRP; encoded by the coding sequence ATGCGGACTGTCGGGGTTGAGGAAGAGCTGCTCATTGTCGATCCTGTGACGGGTGAGCCACTGGCCCTCGCGGACGCGCTGCTGGCCGGTCACCATGAACCGGCAACCACAACCGGTCTTGGCCACGAGCTCAAGCTGGAGCAAATTGAAACCCAAACCCGCCCGTGCCACAGTCACAGTGAACTCCTGGAGCAGATCCGCCGTGGCCGTTCCATGGCCAACGAGGCTGCCCGCCGGCACGGAGCACGCATTGCTGCGATGGCCACCTCGCCCTTGGCTTCGAACACGCACACCACTCCGGACCCACGGTATGCGGAGATGCTGGACCGCTTCGGCATCATAGCCACGGAGCAATTGACGTGTGGATTCCACGTGCACGTCTCCGTGGAGTCGCCGGAGGAAGGGGTGGTGGTCCTGGACCACATCCGGGACAAACTCGCTGTGCTGACGGCACTGACCGCCAACTCACCCTACTGGCGGGGCCTGCCCACCGGATTTGACAGTTACCGGACGCAAGCCTGGAACCGCTGGCCGACATCCGGCCCGTCAACCATTTTCGGCTCGCTGACGGCGTATCGACGCCTCGTCAAACGTCTCTTGGATACGGGCGTGATCCTGGACGAGGGCATGATCTACTTTGACGCCCGCATCTCCCGGGACCACCCCACCGTTGAAGTCCGGGTCGCTGACGTCTGCCTTCGTGCTGAGGACGCGGCACTGATAGCGGTGCTGGTGCGGGCCTTGGTGGAGACGGCTTCACTGGAAATGCTCGACGGCGTGGAACCCACCGCGGTGCCCACGGCGATCCTGCGGATGGCCAGCTGGCAGGCCAGCAACTCAGGTCTGCGCGGAGATCTCCTTGACTTTGGCGACTTCCTGCCTCAGCCAGCAGCCGAGGTGGTGTGGGCGTTGGTTGATTACCTGAGCCCCGTCCTGGACGACCAAGGGGAGCTGGAGCTGGTCAAAGAAGGGATCTCGGAGCTACTGCAGCGGGGAAACGGTGCGCGAGAGCAACGGGAAGCCGCGGACCGTTACAACACAAGGCGTGGCGACGGGCAGAGGCAGCCGGGAAGTCCTCCGAGCAACGAAGCATTGGCCGCCGTGGTTGGGCATGCTGCGAAAGTGACGGTCCGCGGGGGTGCGGCCGGGGCGCATCAGGACCGTTCGCCCTTACTGTCCCGGGTCCGGAGACCGTAG
- a CDS encoding UDP-N-acetylglucosamine 1-carboxyvinyltransferase — MTQPTAENVGLLLRDARGEKGWTQGQLATELGTSQSAIARMEQGKQNLSLRMIERLEAIFGRSIVKVGKPQMTHLRVEGGRTLSGEVDVNSSKNAGVALLCASLINRGTTTLRRLARIEEVNRIVEVLTSIGMECTWLNGSDLRIRRPEVLDLESMDVDAARRTRSVIMLLGPLLDETSEYLLPYAGGCDLGTRTVEPHMQALRQFGLEVEAKSGFYSVTAPPADDLNRSFVLTERGDTVTENAIMAAAHREGTTIIRNASPNYMVQDLCFYLQGLGVEIEGVGTTTLKITGRSAIDVDIEYFPSEDPIEAMSLITAGIVTNSEVTIRRVPIEFMEIELATLEQMGQKLEISGEYMARNGRTRLVDVTTKPSELHAPQDKIHPMPFPGLNIDNLPFFAVIAGNAEGQTMIHDWVYENRAIYLTELNKLGAQVQLLDPHRIYVNGPTKWRAAEIGCPPALRPAACLLLAMLAARGTSELRNIYVIERGYEDLAERLNTIGAKIEYFQD; from the coding sequence ATGACGCAACCTACCGCCGAAAATGTAGGCCTCCTGCTCCGCGACGCCCGTGGCGAAAAGGGCTGGACGCAGGGGCAGCTGGCTACTGAGCTGGGAACCAGCCAGAGCGCAATCGCCCGGATGGAACAGGGAAAGCAGAATCTCAGCCTCCGGATGATCGAACGCCTCGAAGCTATTTTTGGGCGTTCCATCGTCAAAGTGGGTAAGCCGCAAATGACCCACCTCCGTGTGGAGGGTGGCCGCACCCTCTCCGGTGAAGTGGACGTTAACAGCAGCAAGAATGCCGGCGTGGCCCTCTTGTGTGCAAGCCTCATCAACCGTGGCACCACCACCCTGCGTCGGCTGGCACGGATTGAGGAAGTCAACAGGATCGTTGAAGTCCTGACCTCCATCGGTATGGAATGCACTTGGCTCAACGGCAGCGACCTCCGCATCCGACGCCCCGAGGTCCTGGATCTGGAGTCCATGGACGTGGACGCTGCCCGGCGCACCCGCAGCGTCATCATGCTGCTGGGTCCGCTCCTGGATGAAACCAGCGAATACCTCCTTCCCTATGCCGGTGGCTGTGACCTCGGAACGCGCACCGTGGAACCCCACATGCAGGCGCTTCGCCAGTTCGGCCTTGAGGTAGAGGCGAAGTCCGGTTTCTACTCCGTGACTGCCCCTCCCGCCGACGATCTCAACCGCTCCTTTGTCCTCACCGAACGCGGCGATACCGTCACGGAGAACGCCATCATGGCGGCCGCCCACCGCGAGGGCACCACCATTATTCGCAACGCCAGCCCCAACTACATGGTGCAGGACCTTTGCTTCTACTTGCAGGGACTCGGCGTGGAGATCGAGGGCGTCGGCACCACCACGTTGAAGATCACCGGACGCTCCGCCATTGACGTGGACATTGAATACTTCCCGTCTGAGGACCCCATTGAGGCCATGAGCCTGATCACCGCGGGGATCGTCACCAACTCCGAGGTCACCATCCGCAGGGTGCCCATCGAGTTCATGGAAATCGAACTGGCCACCCTGGAGCAGATGGGCCAGAAGCTCGAAATTTCCGGCGAATACATGGCACGCAACGGACGCACCCGGCTGGTGGACGTCACCACCAAGCCTTCGGAACTCCACGCGCCGCAGGACAAGATCCACCCCATGCCGTTCCCGGGGCTGAACATTGACAACCTGCCGTTCTTCGCCGTGATCGCAGGCAACGCCGAGGGCCAGACCATGATCCACGACTGGGTTTATGAGAACCGTGCCATCTACCTGACGGAACTGAACAAGCTGGGCGCCCAGGTGCAGTTGCTGGATCCGCACCGGATTTACGTCAACGGACCCACCAAATGGCGTGCCGCGGAGATCGGTTGCCCGCCGGCACTTCGCCCGGCTGCTTGCCTGCTCCTTGCCATGCTTGCTGCCCGTGGCACGTCCGAGCTCCGGAATATCTATGTGATTGAGCGCGGCTACGAGGACCTTGCCGAACGTTTGAACACCATCGGCGCGAAGATCGAGTACTTCCAGGACTAG
- a CDS encoding WXG100 family type VII secretion target has protein sequence MPFYGADVDQLKALSNTLASGASLLTTRARELDSLIAQGGYWHGQDAKRFASEWQGHLRPLLERTSRGIEEASKSVLTNADEQSSASTGSGSGSGSGGSGGSGSGGSGNSGDTAKPANDPTTKATDPAQPTPQEILEQYQVSDAETTNWPGDWDPLRFVTDQRVVTEKEAELLNGLGPFELNAFKGIHDDAFSVADERFPSEDRNDDQNDAFRHAYWNALMVKEFGADWAEDYATAHEQLPGNPAPREAMDLYNNEVGRNVAIANPDASAEELADLIEEAVNNGDTVVVGPDLLPHPSNQIPADQTGDAGNAEPAPGEDPEFNDESRTTS, from the coding sequence ATGCCTTTCTACGGCGCCGACGTCGATCAGCTCAAAGCACTCTCAAATACCCTTGCCAGCGGGGCCTCGCTGCTGACAACCCGCGCCCGGGAACTCGACTCCTTGATTGCGCAGGGTGGCTACTGGCACGGACAGGACGCCAAACGCTTCGCCTCCGAATGGCAGGGCCACTTACGTCCGCTTCTTGAAAGGACCTCGCGAGGGATAGAAGAAGCGTCCAAGTCTGTGCTCACCAACGCGGACGAGCAGTCGAGCGCGTCCACAGGGAGCGGGAGCGGCAGCGGGAGCGGCGGCAGCGGCGGCTCAGGCAGCGGCGGCTCAGGGAATTCCGGCGACACTGCCAAACCGGCGAATGATCCCACAACAAAGGCCACAGACCCCGCCCAGCCCACACCCCAGGAAATCCTGGAGCAGTACCAAGTCAGCGATGCCGAGACCACCAACTGGCCCGGCGATTGGGATCCGTTGCGGTTCGTGACGGATCAGAGGGTGGTTACCGAGAAGGAAGCGGAACTGCTGAACGGCCTGGGCCCCTTTGAGCTGAACGCTTTTAAGGGCATCCACGACGACGCCTTCAGTGTTGCCGATGAGCGCTTCCCCAGCGAAGACCGCAACGATGACCAGAACGACGCTTTCCGCCACGCCTACTGGAACGCCCTCATGGTCAAGGAGTTCGGCGCTGACTGGGCTGAGGACTACGCCACAGCCCACGAGCAACTCCCCGGAAACCCCGCTCCACGCGAAGCAATGGATCTGTACAACAATGAGGTTGGTCGCAATGTGGCCATCGCCAACCCGGATGCCAGTGCTGAGGAGCTTGCAGACTTGATCGAGGAAGCCGTCAATAACGGAGACACTGTGGTGGTGGGGCCGGACCTGTTGCCGCACCCGTCAAACCAGATCCCTGCGGACCAGACGGGCGACGCCGGCAATGCCGAGCCCGCGCCTGGCGAAGATCCGGAGTTCAACGACGAGTCCAGGACTACTTCGTGA
- a CDS encoding siderophore-interacting protein — MKRNWEGVVLKVMGAKDFTLEVTGSEEITPDFLRVHVRDGGLLERSGLHPTMWIRLWFNDSGKAHQRAYTLANASPSEGTFSMDFAMHQGVAADWARSVQPGDTIDATVQGSSFAFPQPAPRRIWVVGDPASIPAINSLLDERQRVAKGAAPVTAWLEYQHDADPSLEVRAADSDVVTWLPRKRDGAALVEEVCAALTAETVSVGGDFFWIASEASSTRAIVKHLRKELGVDKHRIDALGYWRV, encoded by the coding sequence TTGAAGCGCAATTGGGAAGGCGTCGTCCTCAAAGTCATGGGCGCCAAGGATTTCACCCTTGAGGTCACCGGAAGCGAGGAGATCACTCCGGACTTCCTCCGTGTGCACGTGCGTGACGGCGGACTCCTGGAGCGCAGCGGCCTGCATCCCACCATGTGGATCCGGCTCTGGTTCAACGATTCCGGGAAGGCTCATCAACGCGCCTACACCTTGGCCAATGCCTCCCCTTCTGAGGGAACGTTCAGCATGGACTTCGCGATGCACCAGGGTGTGGCTGCCGATTGGGCCCGCTCAGTGCAGCCCGGCGACACCATCGATGCCACTGTCCAAGGCAGCTCCTTCGCTTTCCCGCAGCCGGCCCCGCGGCGGATCTGGGTGGTAGGCGATCCCGCTTCCATCCCGGCCATCAATTCACTGCTGGACGAGAGGCAGCGTGTTGCTAAAGGTGCCGCTCCCGTGACGGCGTGGCTTGAATACCAGCACGACGCCGATCCCTCCCTTGAGGTGCGTGCTGCCGATTCCGACGTCGTCACCTGGCTTCCGCGCAAACGCGACGGGGCCGCGCTGGTGGAGGAAGTCTGCGCTGCGCTGACGGCAGAGACCGTCTCCGTTGGAGGGGACTTCTTCTGGATTGCCAGCGAAGCATCCAGCACGCGCGCAATCGTCAAGCACCTGAGGAAAGAACTGGGCGTGGACAAGCACCGGATTGATGCGTTGGGATACTGGAGGGTCTAG
- a CDS encoding penicillin acylase family protein, with amino-acid sequence MTPAPTQQPAPAGGPGTYRDQWGIPQLWADSTDELAFLQGMNAAADRSWQIELERWRSEGRTAEVLGPDAVPWDRFARQARLDDTARRCFENLDAGTQHWCAQYVAGVNQALEDGLRGGPEFSESGCEPEPWNPWTPLGVFLVHHILFSTFPNKLFRAHVARTLGEDAVSLFSIEAPVWSGSNAWAAHGSTTASGLPLIAGDPHRLMELPGVYQQIRLACPEFDAIGFAFPGVPGLPHFAQTGNTAWAITNAMADYQDLFIEELRRITDTSGERIEARGAETWEPVAVSSETITVRGGADVSVEILETARGPVISETPDGGALSLRFPARVEGRLGFEALLPLLRSRSVSEVEAAFDAWVEPVNSVVAADAGGSVRHFVAGLVPQRNPANRRLPAPAFSARHDWEGQYVILPRAEVRTLAVSANDRQAGGGDAVAMEFAPPHRALRIRELLETAPGPLSVDTMQAIHTDTLLGPWPLFRSVLLAMDTGDLSGEAKGLRSVLLSWDGRMDADSHPAAVFAAWRGAVVQRLARHSALAPLTEPTGYSPLFGPWLSVASRIGFAVETLLVRGAELGITIDVEAAAALEVVALEEVLLNGALWGERHKLLPVHVLPGPLASAAPSAELSGDTGCVLCTESLPGVDDRSFRGPVARYVWDLSDRRNSRWIVPFGASGAPGHQHFSDQLALWTAGQLAPVVTDWPELTKDIP; translated from the coding sequence ATGACGCCTGCCCCAACGCAGCAACCCGCCCCGGCAGGCGGCCCCGGAACCTACCGGGATCAGTGGGGAATCCCGCAATTGTGGGCTGATTCAACCGACGAACTCGCCTTTCTGCAAGGTATGAATGCCGCGGCGGACCGCTCCTGGCAGATCGAGTTGGAGCGCTGGCGATCTGAAGGCCGCACAGCCGAAGTGCTGGGGCCCGACGCCGTTCCCTGGGACCGCTTCGCCCGCCAAGCACGGCTGGATGACACTGCGCGTCGCTGCTTTGAAAACCTCGACGCCGGCACTCAGCACTGGTGTGCCCAATACGTGGCGGGCGTCAACCAGGCGCTGGAAGACGGGCTCCGCGGCGGCCCGGAGTTCAGCGAATCCGGCTGCGAACCCGAGCCGTGGAATCCGTGGACCCCGCTGGGTGTTTTCCTGGTCCACCACATCCTGTTCTCCACGTTCCCCAACAAACTCTTCAGGGCACACGTGGCACGGACCCTTGGCGAGGACGCCGTGAGCCTGTTCAGTATTGAAGCCCCCGTTTGGTCGGGCAGTAACGCGTGGGCCGCCCACGGCTCCACCACTGCCAGCGGCCTGCCATTGATAGCCGGCGACCCCCACCGGCTCATGGAACTGCCCGGCGTCTACCAGCAAATACGTTTGGCCTGCCCCGAGTTCGACGCCATCGGTTTCGCGTTCCCCGGAGTTCCCGGCCTGCCCCATTTCGCCCAGACCGGCAACACCGCTTGGGCCATCACCAACGCCATGGCCGACTACCAGGACCTCTTCATCGAGGAGCTGCGCCGGATCACCGACACCTCAGGCGAGCGCATCGAGGCACGGGGAGCCGAAACCTGGGAACCCGTCGCTGTCAGTTCCGAGACCATAACGGTCCGCGGCGGCGCGGATGTCTCCGTTGAGATTCTTGAAACCGCCCGCGGCCCGGTCATCTCTGAAACGCCCGACGGCGGCGCCCTGAGTTTGCGTTTCCCGGCCAGGGTTGAGGGGCGGCTGGGTTTCGAGGCCCTCCTGCCGCTGTTGCGCAGCCGGAGCGTCTCCGAGGTTGAGGCTGCGTTCGATGCGTGGGTGGAGCCGGTCAACAGTGTGGTGGCCGCGGACGCGGGCGGGTCTGTCCGGCATTTTGTTGCCGGACTGGTTCCGCAGCGGAATCCGGCCAACAGGCGCTTGCCCGCTCCGGCTTTCTCCGCCCGCCACGACTGGGAGGGCCAGTATGTGATCCTGCCCCGCGCCGAAGTCCGGACGTTGGCAGTGAGCGCTAACGATCGACAGGCAGGGGGCGGTGACGCTGTGGCCATGGAGTTTGCCCCTCCACACCGCGCGCTGCGCATCAGGGAGTTGCTGGAGACGGCTCCGGGCCCCTTGTCCGTGGACACCATGCAGGCTATCCACACCGATACTTTGCTGGGTCCGTGGCCTCTGTTCCGGTCAGTTCTCCTGGCCATGGACACTGGGGACCTGTCCGGGGAAGCGAAGGGCCTGCGGTCTGTGTTGCTCTCCTGGGACGGCCGGATGGACGCCGACAGCCACCCAGCGGCGGTCTTTGCAGCTTGGCGTGGTGCCGTGGTCCAGCGCCTGGCCCGGCACTCCGCGCTGGCTCCCCTGACTGAACCCACCGGCTACTCGCCGTTGTTCGGGCCATGGTTGTCCGTGGCATCCCGCATCGGTTTCGCTGTGGAGACCCTGCTGGTTCGCGGCGCCGAACTTGGAATCACCATTGACGTGGAAGCTGCGGCTGCGCTCGAGGTGGTTGCGCTGGAGGAGGTGCTGCTCAACGGAGCCCTGTGGGGTGAGCGGCACAAGCTCCTGCCCGTACATGTGCTTCCCGGGCCGCTCGCATCAGCTGCGCCCAGTGCTGAACTCAGTGGCGACACCGGCTGCGTTCTATGCACTGAGAGCCTCCCCGGTGTTGATGACCGAAGCTTCCGCGGCCCCGTAGCCCGGTACGTCTGGGACCTGTCCGATCGGCGCAACAGCCGTTGGATTGTGCCTTTCGGCGCTTCCGGTGCGCCGGGTCACCAGCACTTCTCCGATCAGCTCGCGCTCTGGACTGCAGGGCAACTCGCCCCGGTAGTCACTGACTGGCCCGAACTGACCAAAGACATTCCCTGA
- a CDS encoding GNAT family N-acetyltransferase yields the protein MTTTTQDFSVRTTVYSEDLEGWGALRLVPLVPGEDIELIYQWVTQPRAKFWGMTEHTREHVQEIYEFLDSLDTHHAFLAVLDGEPLALFQTYEPLHDPVGEAYPAREADIGMHLLLAPATRPIPHFTPRLGTSLIKYMFSLPGKDRIVVEPDSRNAKALRRLEATCFELGPIIQLAEKEAQLGFLTRAGFDEIQQQQAQ from the coding sequence ATGACCACCACCACCCAGGACTTCTCCGTCCGCACCACCGTCTACTCCGAAGACCTCGAAGGATGGGGCGCCCTGCGGCTTGTTCCGCTGGTCCCCGGCGAGGACATTGAGCTCATCTACCAATGGGTTACCCAGCCCCGGGCCAAGTTCTGGGGCATGACCGAACACACCCGGGAACACGTGCAGGAAATCTACGAGTTCCTTGACTCGTTGGACACCCACCACGCGTTCCTGGCCGTCCTTGATGGAGAACCGCTGGCTCTGTTCCAGACCTACGAGCCCTTGCACGATCCTGTGGGCGAGGCCTACCCCGCCCGCGAAGCAGATATCGGCATGCACCTGCTCCTGGCCCCCGCCACCCGGCCCATTCCGCATTTCACTCCGCGGCTGGGCACATCCCTGATCAAATACATGTTCTCCCTGCCCGGCAAGGATCGGATTGTGGTGGAGCCGGATTCCCGCAACGCCAAAGCTCTCCGGCGCCTGGAAGCCACCTGCTTTGAGTTGGGCCCCATCATTCAGCTCGCGGAGAAGGAAGCCCAGTTGGGGTTCCTCACGCGTGCGGGCTTTGACGAGATTCAACAGCAGCAAGCACAGTAG
- a CDS encoding energy-coupling factor transporter transmembrane protein EcfT — protein sequence MRDAVNLRGNHALLTKANPLAKFVSVFLISLVLALSIDWVSASTALLAELAIFPLAGLTLRLLWQRAWPLIIAAAIGGWSTAIVAADSGAVVLDVGLWSISEGSLELGLGFMLRGLAIALPAILLMTCTDPTDLADALAQKAKLPHRFVLGSLAAMRLVGLMAEEWQTIGMARRARGVGSRGTPFQRIKATLGQSFGLLVQAVRRASRLAVTMEARGFGGGQRTWARESTYSMLDAWVLLGGAVIAAGAVLTAVGAGTWSFVWR from the coding sequence ATGAGGGACGCTGTGAATCTGCGCGGAAACCATGCACTCCTGACCAAGGCCAATCCGTTGGCCAAGTTCGTGTCAGTCTTCCTGATTTCCCTGGTGCTGGCCTTATCCATCGACTGGGTATCGGCTTCCACGGCGCTCCTTGCCGAACTTGCGATCTTTCCGTTGGCAGGGCTCACCCTGAGGCTCTTGTGGCAGCGCGCGTGGCCTCTGATCATCGCGGCAGCCATTGGCGGCTGGAGCACCGCAATAGTTGCGGCGGACAGCGGGGCTGTAGTGCTCGACGTCGGACTCTGGTCCATCAGCGAAGGTTCCCTTGAGCTGGGGCTGGGTTTCATGCTGCGCGGCTTGGCGATCGCCCTGCCCGCGATTCTGCTCATGACCTGCACGGATCCCACCGACTTGGCTGATGCTTTGGCACAGAAGGCAAAGCTGCCGCATCGCTTTGTGCTGGGCTCCCTCGCTGCGATGAGGCTGGTGGGGCTCATGGCTGAGGAATGGCAGACAATCGGCATGGCCCGACGCGCCCGTGGGGTGGGTTCCCGGGGAACCCCGTTCCAACGGATCAAAGCAACCCTCGGCCAGAGCTTCGGTCTCCTGGTTCAGGCGGTTAGGAGGGCTTCCCGGCTGGCAGTGACCATGGAAGCGCGCGGTTTCGGCGGCGGACAAAGGACTTGGGCCCGTGAATCCACGTACTCAATGCTGGATGCGTGGGTGCTCCTGGGCGGAGCGGTCATCGCAGCGGGCGCAGTGCTGACGGCCGTAGGGGCGGGAACCTGGAGCTTCGTCTGGCGCTAA